A region of Leifsonia xyli DNA encodes the following proteins:
- a CDS encoding NAD(P)-dependent oxidoreductase produces the protein MTPSRVLVTGATGYIGGRLVPRLLARGHTVRVLARSPQKLTDVPWASEVEVVQGDLHDPEAVERATTDVDVVYYLVHSMRARGDFEEEESDAARTVAAAAKAAGVRRIVYLGALHPDGELSRHLRSRVAVGRILLDSGVPTVVLQAGVVIGSGSASFEMIRHLTEVLPYMPAPRWVRNRIQPIAIRDVLHYLLAAADLPPEVSRAFDIGGPDILRYGQMMNAYAVEAGLPQRPIASLPVFTPWLASQWVNLVTPIPRSLAVPIIESLQYDCVMREHDIDAVIPPPPEGLTGYRRSVRLALARERSGEVETSWQDASVAGAPSDPLPSDPDWSGHTVYTDLRERESTADPKLLWRVVEGIGGERGWYSFPLAWALRGWADKLVGGVGLRRGRRDADHLNTGDALDWWRVERIERGRSLRLRAEMRVPGRAWLELAVRPREGGGSEYRQRAVFFPRGLAGRLYWFSILPFHGIVFNGMANRIVYEAEHPKAATSLTRPSPEPVAPAPSPPLRASSR, from the coding sequence ATGACCCCCTCGCGCGTCCTCGTCACCGGAGCCACCGGCTACATCGGCGGCCGTCTCGTGCCCCGGCTGCTCGCCCGCGGGCACACCGTCCGTGTGCTCGCGCGCTCGCCGCAGAAGCTCACCGACGTGCCGTGGGCATCGGAGGTGGAGGTCGTCCAAGGCGACCTGCACGACCCCGAGGCCGTCGAACGCGCGACGACCGATGTCGACGTCGTCTACTACCTGGTCCACTCGATGCGGGCGCGCGGCGACTTCGAGGAGGAGGAGTCGGATGCGGCGCGCACGGTCGCGGCCGCGGCGAAGGCGGCCGGTGTCCGCCGAATCGTCTACCTCGGCGCCCTCCATCCGGACGGCGAGCTGTCGCGGCACTTGCGCTCCCGGGTCGCGGTGGGCCGCATCCTGCTCGACTCCGGCGTGCCGACCGTCGTGCTGCAGGCGGGTGTCGTGATCGGCTCCGGGTCGGCGTCCTTCGAGATGATCCGCCACCTCACCGAGGTGCTGCCCTACATGCCGGCGCCCCGCTGGGTGCGCAACCGCATCCAGCCGATCGCGATCCGGGACGTCCTGCACTACCTGCTCGCCGCCGCCGACCTGCCGCCGGAGGTCTCCCGCGCGTTCGACATCGGCGGCCCGGACATCCTGCGCTACGGCCAGATGATGAACGCGTACGCCGTCGAGGCGGGACTGCCGCAGCGTCCCATCGCGTCGCTGCCGGTCTTCACGCCATGGCTGGCGTCGCAGTGGGTGAACCTGGTCACACCCATCCCGCGCAGCCTGGCCGTGCCGATCATCGAGTCGCTGCAATACGACTGCGTGATGCGCGAGCACGACATCGACGCCGTGATCCCGCCGCCGCCGGAGGGGCTGACCGGCTACCGCCGCTCGGTGCGGCTGGCGTTGGCGCGCGAGCGGTCCGGGGAGGTCGAGACCAGCTGGCAGGACGCGTCCGTCGCCGGCGCGCCGAGTGACCCTCTGCCGAGCGACCCCGACTGGTCCGGCCACACGGTCTACACGGACCTGCGCGAACGGGAGTCGACGGCCGACCCGAAGCTGCTGTGGCGCGTGGTCGAGGGCATCGGCGGCGAGCGGGGCTGGTACTCGTTCCCGCTGGCGTGGGCGCTGCGCGGCTGGGCGGACAAGCTGGTCGGCGGCGTCGGCCTGCGCCGGGGCCGGCGGGATGCGGACCACCTGAACACGGGCGACGCGCTCGACTGGTGGCGGGTGGAGCGCATCGAGCGGGGGAGGAGCCTGCGGCTGCGCGCCGAGATGCGCGTCCCGGGCCGGGCGTGGCTGGAGCTCGCCGTGCGGCCCCGCGAGGGCGGCGGCTCGGAGTACCGCCAGCGCGCCGTGTTCTTTCCGCGCGGGCTTGCCGGGCGGCTGTACTGGTTCTCGATCCTGCCGTTCCACGGGATCGTGTTCAACGGCATGGCGAACCGCATCGTCTACGAGGCGGAGCACCCGAAGGCGGCTACGAGCCTGACGCGTCCGTCCCCGGAGCCGGTCGCTCCTGCTCCGAGCCCACCGCTGCGAGCGTCGTCGCGCTGA
- a CDS encoding CDP-diacylglycerol--glycerol-3-phosphate 3-phosphatidyltransferase yields MEGARVVVSSRVWTIPNVLSFFRLALVPVFLWLIVIGEDGLALLVLVVSSVTDFLDGWLARRLNQVSRLGQLLDPAADRLYIFAALIGLCWREVIPWWLFLVIVARDVMLVVLGVILANHGYGPLPVHHLGKVATFCLFWALPLLMLGEAYAPLAPFSLPLGWAFALWGAFLYWWAGVVYIRETARVIRLPADDTRSRSDTLDRKEVDGA; encoded by the coding sequence GTGGAGGGTGCACGCGTCGTGGTGAGCTCGCGGGTCTGGACGATCCCCAACGTGCTCAGCTTCTTCCGGCTCGCCCTCGTGCCCGTGTTCCTCTGGCTGATCGTCATCGGAGAGGACGGACTCGCCCTCCTCGTGCTCGTCGTCTCGAGCGTCACCGACTTCCTCGACGGCTGGCTCGCACGGCGCCTGAACCAGGTGTCGCGGCTCGGCCAGCTGCTCGATCCGGCCGCCGACCGGCTCTACATCTTCGCCGCGCTCATCGGCCTGTGCTGGCGCGAGGTCATCCCCTGGTGGCTGTTCCTTGTGATCGTGGCGCGGGATGTGATGCTCGTCGTCCTCGGCGTCATCCTCGCGAACCACGGCTACGGTCCGCTGCCCGTGCACCACCTCGGCAAGGTGGCCACTTTCTGCCTGTTCTGGGCGCTCCCGCTGCTGATGCTGGGGGAGGCGTACGCCCCGCTCGCGCCGTTCTCGTTGCCCCTCGGCTGGGCCTTCGCGCTGTGGGGCGCGTTCCTGTACTGGTGGGCGGGAGTGGTCTACATCCGTGAAACCGCCCGCGTGATCCGCCTTCCGGCCGATGACACCCGCTCTCGATCCGATACGCTGGACCGCAAGGAGGTTGACGGTGCCTGA
- a CDS encoding lycopene e-cyclase isoprenoid transferase B gives MTYLLLSVVFLAVAAAVLVVALAVAPDRARLARRWWAPLLIAAVVVLVLTAVFDNLMIGAGLMTYTDANISGARLGLVPLEDFTYPLAALLLLPALWLLTRRRGSGA, from the coding sequence ATGACGTACCTCCTGCTCAGTGTCGTCTTCCTGGCCGTCGCGGCCGCCGTCCTGGTCGTCGCCCTCGCGGTGGCGCCGGATCGCGCCCGGCTCGCCCGCCGGTGGTGGGCGCCCCTGCTGATCGCCGCGGTCGTCGTGCTCGTGCTGACCGCCGTCTTCGACAACCTGATGATCGGCGCCGGCCTGATGACCTACACCGACGCGAACATCAGCGGTGCCAGACTGGGCCTCGTGCCCCTCGAGGACTTCACCTACCCGCTCGCCGCGCTCCTGCTGCTGCCGGCGCTCTGGCTGCTCACGCGGCGGCGGGGGAGCGGCGCGTGA
- the ubiA gene encoding prenyltransferase (UbiA prenyltransferase family catalyzes the transfer of a prenyl group to various acceptors with hydrophobic ring structures in the biosynthesis of respiratory quinones, hemes, chlorophylls, vitamin E, and shikonin) gives MTAVAPAAPLRQLVLASRPLSWINTAFPFAAAYLLTTGRVDATFVIGTLFFLIPYNLAMYGINDVFDYESDLRNPRKGGAEGALLDRSAHRRTLIAAVVTTVPFVIYLVIVGSPLSWLVLAVSLFAVVAYSVKGLRFKEVPFLDSVTSSTHFTSPALYGLVLAGATFTPALWLVLLAFFLWGIGSHAFGAVQDVMPDREGGISSIATAIGAAATVRLAIAAWALAGVAMLFTPWPGPLAAVLALPYIAAAAPFWSVTDERSGEANRGWRRFLWINYACGFVVTMLLILWAAVR, from the coding sequence GTGACCGCCGTGGCGCCCGCGGCGCCGCTCCGGCAGCTGGTCCTGGCCTCCCGGCCGCTCAGCTGGATCAACACCGCCTTCCCGTTCGCGGCGGCGTACCTGCTCACCACCGGCCGCGTGGACGCGACGTTCGTCATCGGGACACTGTTCTTCCTCATCCCGTACAACCTCGCGATGTACGGCATCAACGACGTCTTCGACTACGAATCCGACCTGCGGAACCCGCGCAAGGGCGGCGCCGAAGGTGCCCTGCTCGACCGGTCGGCGCACCGCCGCACCCTCATCGCGGCCGTCGTGACCACCGTCCCGTTCGTGATCTACCTCGTCATCGTCGGGTCACCGCTGTCCTGGCTGGTGCTCGCGGTGTCGCTGTTCGCCGTCGTCGCCTACTCGGTGAAGGGGCTGCGGTTCAAGGAGGTGCCGTTCCTCGACTCCGTCACCTCCAGCACCCACTTCACCAGCCCCGCGCTGTACGGGCTCGTGCTCGCCGGCGCGACCTTCACGCCCGCGCTGTGGCTCGTGCTGCTCGCCTTCTTCCTGTGGGGGATCGGCAGCCACGCCTTCGGGGCGGTCCAGGATGTGATGCCCGACCGCGAGGGCGGCATCTCCTCGATCGCGACGGCCATCGGCGCGGCCGCGACCGTCCGCCTGGCGATCGCCGCGTGGGCGCTCGCCGGGGTGGCGATGCTGTTCACCCCCTGGCCCGGCCCGCTGGCCGCCGTGCTCGCCCTGCCCTATATCGCGGCCGCGGCGCCGTTCTGGTCGGTCACCGACGAGCGGTCCGGCGAGGCGAACCGCGGCTGGCGCCGGTTCCTCTGGATCAACTACGCGTGCGGCTTCGTGGTGACGATGCTCCTCATCCTCTGGGCCGCGGTGCGCTGA
- a CDS encoding C50 carotenoid epsilon cyclase, translated as MSLAYLASLLIALGAMVLLDARFRLVFWRDARRATIVLAVGLVFFLAWDAFGILLGVFARGRSPWMTGIELAPDLPLEEVFFLLFLCYLTLVLIFGARALLDRRVSNRRLSNRRESDG; from the coding sequence GTGAGCCTGGCCTACCTGGCGAGCCTGCTGATCGCGCTCGGCGCCATGGTGCTGCTCGACGCGCGCTTCCGGCTGGTGTTCTGGCGGGATGCGCGGCGCGCGACGATCGTGCTCGCGGTGGGGCTGGTGTTCTTCCTGGCGTGGGACGCGTTCGGCATCCTGCTCGGGGTGTTCGCCCGCGGCCGTTCTCCGTGGATGACCGGGATCGAGCTGGCACCGGACCTGCCGCTCGAGGAGGTCTTCTTCCTCCTCTTCCTCTGCTACCTGACGCTGGTGCTGATCTTCGGGGCGCGCGCCCTGCTCGACCGACGGGTCTCGAACCGGCGCCTCTCGAACCGGCGGGAGAGCGACGGATGA
- a CDS encoding glyoxalase, with translation MVTPLEIFSGFSVDDIPAAKAFYGETLGLSVSDGSMGNLDLQLPSGGHVFIYPKPNHEPATFTILNLVVEDIDAAVDDLNAKGVQTAIYDDPNLPTDEKGVLRGRAAGQGPDIAWFRDPAGNVLSVLQD, from the coding sequence ATGGTCACCCCACTCGAGATCTTCAGCGGATTCAGCGTCGACGACATCCCGGCGGCGAAGGCGTTCTACGGCGAGACCCTCGGGCTCAGCGTGTCCGACGGCAGCATGGGCAACCTCGACCTCCAGCTGCCCTCGGGCGGGCACGTCTTCATCTACCCCAAGCCGAATCACGAGCCCGCGACGTTCACCATCCTGAACCTCGTCGTCGAGGACATCGACGCGGCCGTCGACGACCTCAACGCCAAGGGCGTGCAGACGGCCATCTACGACGACCCGAACCTGCCCACCGACGAGAAGGGCGTGCTGCGGGGGCGGGCCGCCGGGCAGGGCCCCGACATCGCGTGGTTCCGCGATCCCGCGGGCAACGTGTTGTCGGTCCTGCAGGACTGA
- a CDS encoding RNA polymerase subunit sigma-70 — translation MTTLEVTSDPVRDYLNSIGRTRLLTADEEVALAKRIEVGVLAGERLAIRPNLTPREKRELQYLADDGKRAFERFIEANLRLVVSIAKRYAGRGLPVMDLIQEGNLGLVRAVEKFDYRTGNKFSTYATWWIRQSILRGIADTARLIRIPVHTVEKIDKLDRIRRDLGGELGRTPTLEEMAEASNLDPAEVHKLQMSDSETVSLAVPVGENEGAELGDLIEDGDFAGPSETVEVEFRHRDLEERLRELPPRDAKVIRMRFGLDGHKPMTLDEVGEVYGITRERVRQLETRSLKRLRSPELLEYLR, via the coding sequence ATGACCACGCTCGAAGTGACCAGCGACCCGGTACGCGACTACCTGAACTCGATCGGCCGCACCCGCCTCCTGACGGCGGACGAAGAAGTCGCACTCGCGAAGCGGATCGAGGTGGGAGTGCTCGCCGGTGAGCGCCTGGCGATCCGCCCGAACCTGACCCCCCGTGAGAAGCGCGAGCTCCAGTACCTCGCCGATGACGGCAAGCGTGCGTTCGAGCGCTTCATCGAGGCGAACCTGCGCCTAGTGGTGAGCATCGCCAAGCGCTACGCCGGCCGCGGCCTCCCCGTGATGGACCTCATCCAGGAGGGCAACCTCGGCCTGGTGCGCGCCGTCGAGAAGTTCGACTATCGCACCGGGAACAAGTTCTCGACCTACGCGACCTGGTGGATCCGCCAGTCGATCCTCCGCGGCATCGCCGACACCGCCCGCCTGATCCGCATCCCGGTCCACACGGTGGAGAAGATCGACAAGCTCGACCGCATCCGCCGCGACCTCGGCGGCGAGCTGGGCCGCACGCCCACCCTGGAGGAGATGGCCGAGGCGTCGAACCTCGACCCCGCCGAGGTGCACAAGCTGCAGATGAGCGACTCGGAGACGGTCTCGCTCGCCGTGCCGGTCGGCGAGAACGAGGGCGCCGAGCTGGGCGACCTGATCGAGGACGGCGACTTCGCCGGCCCGTCCGAGACCGTGGAGGTCGAGTTCCGCCACCGCGACCTCGAGGAGCGCCTGCGCGAGTTGCCCCCGCGCGACGCCAAGGTCATCCGGATGCGTTTCGGCCTCGACGGGCACAAGCCGATGACCCTCGACGAAGTCGGCGAGGTCTACGGCATCACCCGCGAGCGCGTCCGCCAGCTCGAGACCCGCAGCCTCAAGCGCCTGCGCTCCCCGGAGCTCCTCGAGTACCTCCGGTAG
- a CDS encoding geranylgeranyl pyrophosphate synthase, translated as MTQLHPETQATELETVLESDLAAVDARLGRYFAERISAASAFDPSYRRLWEGARDAADGGKRIRPRFVLTAFHGLGGAGREAARTAAVAYELLHTAFLLHDDVIDGDTVRRGRPNVAGAFTAEAGARGADGARSRHWGEAGAILAGDLLLHAAASVLARAETDDRTRDRLLDVLDHGVFVTAAGELADVALAEHLGPEAPTLEDVLAMTEHKTAAYSVSGPLMTGALLAGGGEDVLTTLAEYGRLVGIAFQLGDDLLGVFGDEDVTGKSIVSDLRQGKETSLIAYARGTARWEELAASLGRGDLALHEAGRLAEVLDECGARRFVERLLAQQVDAAVALLDTPSIPPALAGPLTAVARSCIGRIA; from the coding sequence ATGACACAGCTGCACCCAGAAACCCAGGCCACCGAGCTCGAGACCGTGCTCGAGTCCGACCTCGCGGCGGTCGACGCCCGGCTGGGGCGGTACTTCGCAGAGCGCATCTCCGCGGCCTCCGCCTTCGATCCCTCCTATCGCCGCCTGTGGGAGGGCGCACGCGATGCGGCCGACGGAGGCAAGCGCATCCGGCCGCGTTTCGTGCTGACCGCTTTCCATGGGCTCGGCGGCGCGGGGAGGGAGGCGGCGCGTACCGCCGCCGTCGCCTACGAGCTGCTGCACACCGCGTTCCTGCTGCACGACGACGTCATCGACGGCGACACCGTGCGCCGCGGCCGGCCCAACGTGGCCGGCGCCTTCACCGCCGAGGCCGGAGCCCGCGGGGCGGACGGCGCTCGCAGCCGCCACTGGGGCGAGGCGGGAGCGATCCTCGCCGGCGACCTGCTGCTCCACGCGGCCGCCTCGGTGCTCGCCCGCGCCGAGACCGACGACCGCACCCGCGACCGCCTCCTGGACGTCCTCGACCACGGGGTCTTCGTCACCGCCGCCGGCGAACTCGCGGACGTGGCGCTGGCCGAGCACCTCGGCCCCGAGGCGCCGACGCTGGAGGACGTGCTCGCCATGACCGAGCACAAGACCGCCGCCTACTCCGTCTCCGGCCCGCTGATGACCGGCGCGCTCCTGGCCGGCGGCGGGGAGGACGTGCTCACCACCCTCGCCGAGTACGGACGGCTGGTCGGCATCGCCTTCCAGCTCGGAGACGACCTGCTCGGCGTCTTCGGCGACGAGGACGTGACCGGCAAGAGCATCGTGAGCGACCTGCGCCAGGGCAAGGAGACCTCCCTGATCGCGTACGCGCGCGGCACCGCCCGCTGGGAGGAGCTCGCGGCGTCCCTCGGCCGCGGCGACCTCGCCCTGCACGAAGCCGGCCGGCTGGCTGAGGTGCTCGACGAGTGCGGCGCTCGCCGCTTCGTGGAGCGGCTGCTCGCCCAGCAGGTGGACGCCGCCGTCGCCCTGCTGGACACCCCGTCCATCCCGCCGGCCCTCGCCGGCCCGCTCACCGCCGTCGCCCGCTCCTGCATCGGGAGGATCGCATGA
- a CDS encoding phytoene dehydrogenase produces MTGRRVAVIGGGIAGLATAALLARDGYAVTLLEQKSTLGGRAGSWEHDGFRFDTGPSWYLMPEVFDHFFRLMGTSTAEQLDLVTLDPGYRVFSEDGRPPLDIRADGAANRALFEQEEPGGAAALDRYLEGAADTYRMAVDRFLYSTFADLRPLFAPDLLRRLPRLARLLLQPLDRYAAGFVADNRLRQVLGYPAVFLGTSPDKAPSMYHLMSHLDLDDGVRYPLGGFAALIDRVAALAEEAGARLVTGARVTGIRTAPGPSRARAAGVTYAAADGSLHTVDADVVVSAADLHHTETALLPEALRTHPEKVWDRRDPGPGVVLAMLGVRGRLPQLTHHNLFFTTDWEANFQTIYGPDPGIPDPASLYVCMPSETDPGVAPEGYENLFVLIPVPADVSLGAGGLDGEGDRAIERAADAAIAQISAWAGIPDLADRIVVRRTVGPDDFATDLNAWRGGALGPAHTLRQSAFFRPGNASKKVDGLLYAGCSTIPGIGLPMCLISAELVVKRLRGDGGAGPLPEPLPAPQAERVP; encoded by the coding sequence GTGACCGGCCGCCGCGTGGCCGTCATCGGCGGGGGCATCGCCGGCCTCGCGACGGCCGCGCTGCTCGCCCGGGACGGGTACGCCGTCACGCTGCTGGAGCAGAAGAGCACCCTCGGCGGCCGCGCCGGCTCCTGGGAGCACGACGGCTTCCGCTTCGACACCGGGCCGTCGTGGTACCTGATGCCCGAGGTCTTCGATCACTTCTTCCGGCTGATGGGGACCTCCACCGCCGAACAGCTCGACCTGGTGACCCTCGACCCCGGCTACCGCGTGTTCTCGGAGGACGGCCGCCCGCCGCTCGACATCCGCGCGGACGGGGCGGCCAACCGCGCCCTGTTCGAGCAGGAGGAGCCGGGAGGCGCCGCAGCGCTCGACCGCTACCTGGAGGGCGCGGCGGACACCTACCGGATGGCCGTCGACCGGTTCCTGTACAGCACGTTCGCCGACCTGCGTCCCTTGTTCGCGCCGGATCTGCTCCGTCGACTGCCGCGCCTGGCCCGCCTGCTGCTCCAGCCGCTCGATCGGTACGCCGCCGGCTTCGTCGCCGACAACCGGCTGCGCCAGGTGCTCGGCTACCCGGCGGTCTTCCTCGGCACCTCGCCCGACAAGGCGCCGAGCATGTACCACCTGATGAGCCACCTCGACCTCGACGACGGCGTGCGCTACCCCCTGGGCGGGTTCGCCGCGCTGATCGACCGGGTCGCGGCGCTCGCCGAGGAGGCCGGCGCGCGGCTCGTCACCGGCGCGCGCGTCACCGGCATCCGCACCGCTCCCGGGCCGTCGCGCGCCCGCGCGGCCGGCGTCACCTACGCCGCAGCCGACGGGTCCCTGCACACCGTCGACGCTGACGTCGTCGTGTCGGCCGCGGACCTGCACCACACCGAGACCGCCCTGCTGCCGGAGGCGCTGCGCACGCATCCCGAGAAGGTGTGGGACCGGCGCGACCCTGGTCCCGGCGTCGTCCTCGCCATGCTGGGCGTGCGCGGCCGGCTTCCCCAGCTGACGCACCACAACCTGTTCTTCACCACGGACTGGGAGGCCAACTTCCAGACCATCTACGGACCCGACCCGGGCATCCCGGACCCGGCCTCGCTCTACGTCTGCATGCCCAGCGAGACCGACCCCGGCGTCGCGCCGGAGGGCTACGAGAACCTCTTCGTGCTCATCCCGGTGCCCGCCGACGTGTCCCTCGGCGCGGGCGGCCTCGACGGCGAGGGCGACCGGGCGATCGAGCGGGCGGCGGATGCGGCGATCGCGCAGATCTCCGCGTGGGCCGGCATCCCGGACCTCGCCGACCGCATCGTCGTGCGGCGCACGGTCGGACCGGACGACTTCGCCACCGACCTGAACGCCTGGCGCGGGGGCGCGCTGGGTCCGGCGCACACGCTCCGGCAGAGCGCGTTCTTCCGCCCGGGCAACGCCTCCAAGAAGGTGGACGGCCTGCTCTACGCCGGCTGCTCCACCATCCCGGGCATCGGACTGCCCATGTGCCTGATCAGCGCCGAATTGGTCGTCAAGCGCCTGCGCGGCGACGGCGGCGCCGGTCCGCTTCCGGAGCCCCTCCCGGCTCCGCAGGCCGAGCGCGTCCCGTGA
- a CDS encoding glyoxalase, which yields MTITDWRIELIILPVTDVDRAKAFYVDTVGWHADHDQRVSDDLRFVQVTPPGSACSIAFGQGLTDMAPGTMKGLQIVIPDADEALRHLTERGVEARGVQDLAWGRFVDFTDPDGNAWTLQQLPKRD from the coding sequence ATGACCATCACCGACTGGCGTATCGAGCTCATCATCCTCCCCGTCACCGACGTCGACCGGGCGAAGGCGTTCTACGTGGACACCGTCGGCTGGCACGCCGACCACGACCAGCGCGTCTCCGACGACCTGCGGTTCGTGCAGGTCACGCCTCCCGGGTCCGCCTGCTCGATCGCATTCGGGCAGGGGCTGACCGACATGGCCCCCGGCACGATGAAGGGGCTGCAGATCGTCATCCCGGACGCGGACGAGGCGCTGCGGCACCTGACCGAGCGCGGCGTCGAGGCGCGCGGGGTGCAGGATCTCGCGTGGGGGCGGTTCGTCGACTTCACCGACCCGGACGGGAACGCCTGGACGCTGCAGCAGCTGCCGAAGCGCGACTGA
- a CDS encoding MarR family transcriptional regulator, whose product MTSARDEQRRISASLTDPRVIDPRQELVRHDDLSEEELGQIVRLLGAMREWREADQRLSLESRTHMKLNETDMRALRFIIASANASVPVTAGALSDHLRISTASTTKLLDRLERAGHVVRRPHPTDRRAVVVEITPETQAEVRRTMGLQHARRFEVARSLSPSDRDTVIRFLQDLSATTLAAVGSEQERPAPGTDASGS is encoded by the coding sequence ATGACATCGGCCCGGGACGAGCAGAGGCGCATCTCCGCATCGCTCACCGACCCCCGGGTGATCGATCCACGCCAGGAGCTGGTCCGTCACGACGACCTGAGCGAGGAGGAGCTGGGCCAGATCGTCCGGCTGCTCGGCGCGATGCGGGAATGGCGGGAGGCCGACCAGAGGCTCAGCCTGGAGTCGCGCACGCACATGAAGCTCAACGAGACGGACATGCGCGCGCTGCGGTTCATCATCGCCTCCGCGAACGCCTCCGTGCCGGTCACCGCGGGCGCGCTGTCCGACCACCTCCGCATCTCGACGGCATCGACCACCAAGCTGCTCGACCGGCTGGAGCGCGCGGGTCATGTCGTGCGGCGCCCGCATCCCACCGACCGGCGCGCGGTCGTGGTCGAGATCACGCCCGAGACCCAGGCGGAGGTGCGCCGCACCATGGGCCTGCAGCACGCGCGCCGGTTCGAGGTCGCCCGGTCGCTCAGCCCCAGCGATCGTGATACCGTCATCCGCTTCCTCCAGGACCTCAGCGCGACGACGCTCGCAGCGGTGGGCTCGGAGCAGGAGCGACCGGCTCCGGGGACGGACGCGTCAGGCTCGTAG
- a CDS encoding heat-shock protein, producing the protein MSDSPASPTPYEVLGVRPDVSHDELRRAYRRLLRETHPDTGGTAAAFQAVQQAWELVGDPEDRARYDRGESITVDAVAGDSAGGGFSATVHTTRGGSGGPTVRARSYGHPGGRARERFLGLMREWMGRGTDDRDPYDPALVRSAPREIRQLLAEALAEEATARAVTGLGIGFTIWNDVAVHPATDAKLDHIVLGPAGLFAVRSADWGGPVKLAKGELVGEGIAPDEEPFHDLYHAAKSFGRQAGVRFTGLIVVVPDSDLDVPFDVIRRGRLAGSMLVRRSLLPRVLRDGANAAGRESVDRAFELRTRLQESVRFV; encoded by the coding sequence ATGAGCGACTCGCCGGCTTCGCCGACCCCCTACGAGGTGCTCGGCGTCCGCCCCGATGTGAGCCACGACGAGTTGCGGCGCGCCTACCGCCGCCTGCTCCGCGAGACGCACCCCGACACTGGTGGCACCGCTGCCGCGTTCCAGGCGGTCCAGCAGGCCTGGGAGCTCGTCGGCGACCCGGAGGATCGCGCCCGCTACGACCGCGGCGAGAGCATCACGGTGGACGCCGTGGCCGGCGACTCCGCCGGGGGCGGCTTCAGCGCGACGGTGCACACCACCCGCGGCGGCTCCGGCGGACCGACCGTCCGCGCCCGCAGCTACGGGCATCCCGGCGGCCGGGCCCGCGAGCGCTTCCTCGGGCTCATGCGCGAGTGGATGGGACGCGGCACCGACGACCGCGACCCCTACGACCCGGCGCTCGTCCGTTCCGCCCCGCGCGAGATCCGCCAGCTGCTGGCGGAGGCGCTCGCCGAGGAGGCGACAGCCCGAGCCGTGACAGGGCTCGGCATCGGCTTCACCATCTGGAACGACGTCGCCGTGCATCCCGCGACCGATGCGAAGCTCGACCACATCGTCCTGGGGCCGGCGGGCCTGTTCGCCGTCCGGTCGGCGGACTGGGGCGGCCCGGTCAAGCTCGCCAAGGGCGAGCTCGTGGGTGAGGGCATCGCACCCGACGAGGAGCCGTTCCACGACCTCTACCATGCCGCCAAGAGCTTCGGCCGCCAGGCGGGTGTCCGCTTCACCGGCCTGATCGTCGTGGTTCCGGATTCCGACCTCGACGTGCCGTTCGACGTCATCCGTCGCGGTCGGCTCGCCGGCTCCATGCTGGTCCGGCGGTCGCTCCTCCCGCGCGTGCTCCGCGACGGTGCCAACGCCGCCGGCCGCGAGAGCGTCGACCGGGCCTTCGAGCTGCGCACCCGCCTGCAGGAGTCCGTGCGGTTCGTGTGA
- a CDS encoding RNA-binding protein: MPDPSSVRVDSWAWAVRLYKTRSAASDACKAGHLKVNGERAKPAQPVKVGDEVRAWTGTAERIYIARRLIVKRVSAAMAAECFEDRTPPPPPRTEAPATVTRERGAGRPTKRERRMLDQLRGR; this comes from the coding sequence ATGCCCGACCCGTCGAGCGTCCGCGTCGACTCCTGGGCGTGGGCCGTGCGGCTGTACAAGACCCGCTCCGCGGCCTCCGACGCCTGCAAGGCCGGCCACCTGAAGGTGAACGGCGAGCGGGCGAAGCCGGCCCAGCCCGTGAAGGTCGGCGACGAGGTTCGCGCGTGGACGGGAACGGCCGAGCGCATCTACATCGCCCGCCGGCTGATCGTGAAGCGCGTCAGCGCCGCCATGGCCGCCGAGTGCTTCGAGGACCGCACGCCGCCGCCCCCGCCGCGCACCGAGGCGCCGGCGACCGTTACGCGCGAACGCGGCGCCGGACGCCCGACCAAGCGGGAGCGCCGCATGCTGGACCAGCTCCGGGGCCGCTGA